DNA sequence from the Streptomyces sp. MST-110588 genome:
TTCGGGGAATAGGTGGTGCGCCCCGCGTGAAGGTGCTCCGCGGGCGGTCCGCCTGTTGCGGCACTCCCACATCACCCGTATGGCGGTGCGGGCGCGCCGACGGTCTCTTGCGGGCACTCGTATGGTGAGGACGTGCCGAGACGGACCGAAGTGCCGCGTCACTCAGGGCGTCCCGCCCTTTCCCGGCGTCCCCGGGGGCGCCCGAAGGGCTCGCCGGCCGAACGGCCTCCGGGCCGGCCGCTGGCCGGACCCGCGAGACCCGTGGGACCGGCGGGGCCGACCGGACCATCGGGGCCGGGTGGACCGGCGGGAGCGGCACGCCGTGCCGCGTAACGGGCGCGGCGCGGGGCCGGCACCGGACGTGTTCGTACCCCGCGGCGGCACCGATGAGGCGGGCAACCTCGCACCGGGGGACGGGGGGAGTGGGAGGGGCGCGAGCGCCAAGAGGTCCGAGAGGGCCGCCGTCGATGGAGTGGACGATCCGGTGCCGCTGCACCGCCTGGACGTTCCCGCGCCGCACGTCCTGTCCTTCGCCGTCGGCTCGTTCGACACGATCGGCCCGCTCTCGCGCGCGAGCTTCCCGCACCGGCACACCTTCTACGAGATCGTGTACGTCACCGGGGGCGAGGGCACCCACGTCATCGATCTCGCCCGCTGGCCCCTGTGCCCGCCGCACCTGTGCGTCATCGTGCCCGGTCAGGTCCACTACTGGGACGGCGTACGCGGTCTGTGCGGCCAGGTGGTCCTGTTCACCGAGGACTTCCTGGTGGCGCACCCGGCGGACCGGCACGCGCTGGCGACGCTCGCGGAGCGCCCGTGGCTGTGCCCGGGCCCGGCGGAGGCGGTACGGCTGTCGGCACTGATGGGCGAGATGGTACGGGAGTTCGCCGAGCGCGCCGAGGGACACGTGTCCGTACTTCAGGCGTATGC
Encoded proteins:
- a CDS encoding helix-turn-helix domain-containing protein; its protein translation is MDDPVPLHRLDVPAPHVLSFAVGSFDTIGPLSRASFPHRHTFYEIVYVTGGEGTHVIDLARWPLCPPHLCVIVPGQVHYWDGVRGLCGQVVLFTEDFLVAHPADRHALATLAERPWLCPGPAEAVRLSALMGEMVREFAERAEGHVSVLQAYAHILLTCALRLPGARRPQVPTSRSALVAREFTRLLGRPAAFGRTVGSYADELGVSLSYLTEAVKRGTGRTPGQIIRHAQTVEAKRLLTVTRLTVAQVARRTGFGDPAYFCRFFRRETGLSPGDFRRRTGGIHHDPGGESIEDRARPS